From bacterium, the proteins below share one genomic window:
- a CDS encoding rRNA pseudouridine synthase, which yields MTIRLNRYLAQCGVCSRRAADELISEGRVRVNGTVVEALGTKVNPVTDTVKVGNRVVRSAHPGVILFHKPKNVISTLSDPEKRPCIGDYLGKKREGFVPVGRLDFESTGLIILTNDGDLADRLLHPRYGIDRVYEARVAGVVTEKTLRRLQRGVHLEDGRIQAEVSIKETQVDATWLRIVIRSGKKRIIRRMMDHVHHPVLKLHRVSHGPFHLGKLKRGEMMAVPEEKYQTLRAAVFQ from the coding sequence ATGACTATTCGACTCAATCGTTACCTCGCTCAGTGTGGAGTCTGTTCTCGGAGAGCCGCAGATGAGCTCATTAGTGAAGGACGGGTCCGTGTGAATGGCACGGTGGTTGAAGCCTTGGGGACAAAGGTCAATCCCGTAACGGACACGGTGAAGGTCGGTAATAGAGTCGTTCGTTCAGCACATCCCGGGGTCATTCTTTTTCATAAGCCAAAGAATGTGATCTCCACATTAAGTGATCCAGAGAAGCGACCGTGTATCGGTGACTATTTGGGGAAAAAGAGAGAGGGATTCGTGCCAGTTGGGAGACTGGATTTTGAATCAACTGGACTGATCATCTTGACCAATGATGGAGACCTTGCAGACCGTCTTCTTCATCCAAGATATGGGATTGATAGAGTATATGAAGCGCGGGTGGCAGGTGTTGTAACAGAGAAAACACTACGTCGACTACAACGCGGAGTTCATCTTGAAGATGGACGAATACAGGCTGAAGTAAGCATCAAAGAGACCCAAGTAGATGCAACCTGGTTAAGAATTGTGATTCGATCTGGAAAGAAACGAATTATTAGACGCATGATGGATCACGTGCATCACCCAGTCTTGAAGCTTCATAGGGTCTCCCATGGTCCATTTCACCTTGGAAAATTAAAAAGAGGCGAGATGATGGCAGTTCCTGAAGAGAAGTATCAAACACTCCGTGCAGCAGTCTTTCAGTAG
- the scpB gene encoding SMC-Scp complex subunit ScpB: protein MGEAGMNKESESALVDGELAENSEEKSFSSDGASEAELEAVQRREILEQLGEAERQALVESLLFVSGEPLSKGKIADVIGLEKSEVDDLVESVKMKLSLEESGVELFEVGGKLQLRTKPQFALFVKQLRATRPKRLSQQAMETLAIVAYRQPIVRSDVEKIRGVDATPTLKTLIDKGFIRIVGHQETIGQPALYGTTQQFLEVFGLSSLSELPTLRDLQQLEVHADSSEEDESEEANETLIQDTPEQNDASSYGVNSDDLDSTDAQTPIS, encoded by the coding sequence ATGGGAGAAGCAGGGATGAACAAAGAAAGCGAGTCAGCTCTCGTCGATGGAGAGCTCGCAGAAAATAGCGAAGAGAAAAGCTTTTCGTCCGATGGTGCTTCGGAAGCTGAACTGGAAGCAGTGCAGAGAAGAGAGATCCTCGAGCAGCTTGGAGAAGCAGAGCGCCAGGCACTGGTTGAATCGTTGTTGTTTGTCAGTGGAGAACCGCTTTCAAAAGGAAAAATCGCAGACGTTATCGGGCTAGAGAAGTCAGAAGTCGATGACCTTGTAGAGTCAGTGAAGATGAAGCTGTCGCTGGAAGAGAGTGGGGTTGAGTTATTTGAAGTGGGCGGCAAACTGCAACTTCGTACCAAACCGCAATTTGCGTTGTTTGTGAAACAACTAAGGGCAACTCGCCCAAAACGACTCAGTCAACAGGCCATGGAGACGCTGGCAATCGTGGCATACCGTCAGCCAATCGTGCGCTCTGATGTAGAAAAGATACGTGGGGTAGATGCAACCCCGACATTAAAAACCTTAATAGACAAAGGATTCATACGAATCGTGGGTCATCAAGAAACCATAGGTCAGCCAGCATTGTATGGCACTACACAGCAGTTTCTTGAAGTCTTTGGCCTCTCTTCCCTCTCAGAGCTTCCAACGCTGCGAGATTTGCAACAGCTCGAAGTGCACGCAGATAGTAGTGAAGAAGATGAGTCGGAGGAGGCAAACGAGACTCTTATTCAAGACACTCCAGAGCAAAATGATGCGAGTTCTTATGGCGTCAACAGTGATGATTTAGATTCCACTGATGCCCAAACGCCTATTTCATAG
- the rlmB gene encoding 23S rRNA (guanosine(2251)-2'-O)-methyltransferase RlmB, producing MSKKRSRENKSLHGRANNLVVGVNACNELLLHAPGRVLEVFIENEKAHPALVQNARSGNIAVHVLERRKLSELVEGVSHQGVIARVSERSYQELPAIIERLNDAETALVVAVDELYDPQNLGSILRASECFGADAVMWSRNRGVSITPAVTKVSAGASELLSLCPVSNLRNALAELKKSGFWVCVAAVGSEAQSIHEVELPGKVVLVLGSEGKGVQPLIQKEADLLLKIPMFGRIDSLNVSQAAAVFLAAYRSQIGKTPS from the coding sequence TTGAGTAAGAAACGTAGCAGAGAGAATAAGTCGCTTCATGGAAGAGCAAATAACCTGGTAGTCGGGGTGAATGCCTGCAACGAGTTGCTTCTGCATGCTCCAGGAAGAGTGCTTGAGGTGTTTATTGAGAATGAAAAGGCGCATCCTGCTCTCGTTCAAAATGCTCGTTCGGGTAACATTGCTGTTCACGTATTAGAGCGGAGGAAGTTGTCTGAGCTCGTTGAGGGGGTCAGTCACCAGGGCGTAATAGCAAGGGTCTCTGAGCGAAGTTATCAAGAACTTCCTGCTATCATTGAACGGCTGAATGATGCTGAAACGGCTCTAGTCGTGGCTGTTGATGAGTTGTATGATCCCCAGAATTTGGGCAGCATTTTGCGAGCGAGTGAGTGCTTTGGAGCAGATGCTGTTATGTGGTCTCGGAATCGGGGAGTCTCGATTACCCCAGCAGTCACCAAGGTGAGCGCGGGAGCAAGTGAACTGCTTTCCCTCTGTCCTGTGTCAAACCTCCGTAACGCTCTCGCGGAGTTAAAGAAGTCTGGATTTTGGGTGTGTGTTGCAGCAGTTGGGAGTGAGGCGCAGTCTATTCATGAAGTGGAACTTCCAGGAAAGGTGGTTCTGGTGCTTGGGAGTGAAGGAAAGGGTGTGCAGCCTCTCATTCAAAAAGAAGCCGATCTTTTGTTGAAAATCCCTATGTTCGGGAGGATTGACTCGTTGAATGTATCGCAGGCCGCAGCAGTGTTTTTGGCGGCGTACCGTTCACAGATTGGAAAAACGCCCTCCTGA
- a CDS encoding Glu/Leu/Phe/Val dehydrogenase, translating to MADSTFEQAIRQLDKALGFYKIDIESEQRLRSPKASLSVSIPVRMDDGSLKVFQGYRVRYNDLLGPSKGGIRFHPDVNLDEVSSLAFWMTFKCAVVGIPYGGGKGGVTVNPKELSLLETERLSRGYMSAIADFIGPDVDIPAPDVYTNSMIMGWMVDEYSNIRRAYTPSIITGKPIALGGSLGREDATGRGGFYCMEAVRDTLGASGKQLRIAVQGFGNVGYHFARLAHEAGHKIVAVSDSKGAIYKEEGLDPVSVYKVKRETRNLEAVYCQGSVCDPVDHTRLTNEELLELDVDILAPAALENVITKENASRIKAKIIVELANGPTTPEADEILFENGIHVLPDILANAGGVTVSYFEWVQNRQGLYWEEEEVQKKLKQIIDKASAEVIELQKEHRTDLRTCAYISALKRLNSAVEAKGTVRDYSVRR from the coding sequence ATGGCAGACTCAACCTTTGAACAAGCTATTCGTCAGTTGGATAAAGCACTTGGTTTTTACAAGATTGATATAGAGTCGGAACAACGACTTCGTTCTCCCAAGGCAAGTCTCAGTGTTTCGATTCCCGTTCGAATGGATGATGGAAGCTTAAAAGTCTTTCAGGGATACCGAGTGCGGTATAATGACCTGTTGGGACCTTCGAAAGGAGGTATTCGTTTTCACCCAGACGTTAATCTAGATGAGGTAAGCTCACTCGCATTTTGGATGACGTTCAAGTGCGCCGTGGTTGGAATTCCATACGGAGGCGGTAAGGGTGGAGTAACAGTGAATCCGAAAGAGTTGTCGCTTTTAGAAACCGAGCGTTTGTCACGCGGATATATGTCAGCTATCGCTGACTTCATAGGTCCTGATGTTGATATCCCAGCTCCAGATGTTTACACCAACAGTATGATTATGGGGTGGATGGTTGATGAATATTCAAATATTCGAAGAGCGTACACACCGTCTATCATTACGGGAAAGCCGATTGCACTTGGAGGATCGCTTGGACGAGAAGATGCCACAGGAAGAGGTGGATTTTATTGCATGGAAGCAGTGCGTGATACTCTAGGAGCATCAGGCAAGCAGTTGCGAATAGCCGTTCAGGGGTTTGGAAATGTGGGCTATCACTTTGCAAGGCTTGCACACGAGGCAGGGCACAAGATTGTAGCAGTTTCAGACTCAAAGGGTGCTATTTATAAAGAAGAAGGGCTAGACCCCGTCAGTGTTTACAAAGTAAAGAGGGAAACGCGGAACTTAGAGGCGGTATATTGCCAGGGCTCTGTATGTGATCCAGTCGACCATACTCGACTAACGAACGAGGAACTGCTTGAGCTCGATGTAGATATTCTTGCACCAGCAGCCCTTGAAAATGTTATTACGAAAGAGAATGCCTCGCGCATCAAAGCGAAAATAATCGTTGAGTTAGCGAATGGACCAACGACTCCAGAGGCAGATGAGATTCTTTTCGAAAACGGGATTCATGTTCTCCCAGATATTTTGGCCAATGCCGGTGGTGTGACGGTGAGTTATTTCGAATGGGTTCAGAATCGACAAGGATTGTACTGGGAAGAGGAAGAGGTGCAAAAGAAACTCAAGCAGATCATCGATAAGGCATCAGCTGAAGTTATCGAATTGCAGAAGGAACATAGAACGGACCTGAGAACGTGTGCCTACATTTCGGCCTTAAAGCGACTAAACAGTGCAGTTGAGGCGAAGGGGACGGTACGAGACTACTCAGTCCGAAGGTAG
- a CDS encoding glycosyltransferase, with protein MYLETILPHLIERVLTEGCAVRVIGAGNEELAERLELILGEASSKIEFVWLKNPLGLRYLGHLQDIFYLGRFSGIFHGFSNVIPLFGGGDTNIVTLHDLFQAFPPSAPRGLIAKAKARFYRMMFRLLFGRRKLAAVVTDLEDTTHQLRELYPVPKVVTVIHPPLAEHFRTRSDLEQSESCEREDILLAFGSLDPRKNFPRILQAYKKFQTGAELHVVLANSHAESIISEQIRSSGIEGSKVTIHHHPDNDTLCALYREASVTLFPSLAEGFGYPIYESLSQGTPVLTSVGLVMGSLRVSQELLETCNPHSVDDIQRGIQSLLSLKVSPTLRDAVISEVQAALSPEKYVAQLVGCYFSVAKNARLCEVSQEFGNGLQPEP; from the coding sequence GTGTATCTCGAGACTATCCTTCCCCACCTCATAGAGCGAGTGTTAACAGAAGGATGTGCGGTTCGTGTTATCGGGGCAGGGAATGAAGAGTTAGCGGAGCGTCTCGAGCTGATCTTAGGAGAAGCCTCATCAAAAATTGAATTCGTATGGCTGAAGAACCCACTTGGGCTTCGCTATCTCGGTCATCTGCAAGATATTTTTTATCTTGGCCGCTTTAGCGGCATCTTTCACGGTTTCAGCAATGTAATTCCGCTTTTTGGTGGCGGTGATACAAATATTGTTACCTTGCATGATCTTTTCCAGGCATTTCCGCCTTCCGCCCCGCGTGGACTCATAGCAAAAGCAAAAGCTCGATTTTATCGAATGATGTTTAGACTCCTTTTTGGAAGGAGAAAGCTTGCAGCCGTAGTGACTGACTTAGAAGATACCACTCATCAATTGCGAGAACTCTATCCGGTTCCGAAAGTAGTGACTGTTATTCATCCCCCGCTAGCCGAACATTTTCGGACTCGTAGTGACTTGGAACAATCTGAATCATGTGAGCGCGAGGATATACTCCTCGCTTTCGGAAGTTTAGACCCAAGAAAAAACTTTCCCCGCATACTTCAGGCGTACAAGAAATTCCAAACGGGTGCGGAGCTTCACGTTGTGCTTGCCAATAGCCATGCTGAATCAATCATTTCTGAACAGATTCGTTCTAGTGGAATAGAGGGAAGCAAAGTAACAATCCATCATCACCCGGATAATGATACGCTCTGCGCACTGTATCGGGAGGCATCTGTGACACTTTTCCCTTCGTTAGCTGAAGGGTTTGGTTACCCCATCTACGAAAGCCTCTCTCAGGGGACGCCTGTGCTCACATCCGTTGGCTTGGTAATGGGCTCCTTACGGGTAAGCCAGGAGCTTTTGGAGACTTGCAATCCCCACTCGGTGGATGATATCCAACGGGGCATACAATCGCTGCTTTCGCTGAAGGTATCGCCAACGCTGAGGGATGCGGTCATATCGGAGGTTCAAGCAGCGCTTAGCCCTGAAAAATATGTTGCTCAGCTCGTGGGGTGCTACTTTTCAGTTGCGAAAAATGCTCGACTTTGTGAGGTTTCACAGGAGTTTGGGAATGGGCTTCAGCCGGAGCCGTAA
- a CDS encoding DUF3426 domain-containing protein: MSETHETLGIGGKVNTVKRENESSLPHTSFEGRIREANNNEARGRQRSHSDQPLAQNSKASVQHPEISSLLRIIECPSCHSQYTIPSDAALTSLPHSHSTKEQEASDPGELSLHCSSCDAIFLFKTNPFFERDGEFISDAQALEPFENNTRGGSENVEDFSSQQRKHKSHTGFEHDNVLENSDFSMEEIEEDAFEQDFFGEPIQEPLFSLEEEGSNPTERSADPRSNIETRTETPSFEEPEWEDPPTQNAILEEDDEWAANEWEWESPQQEERAATEFVEEESANASAELTASEIPEWDAREEVTAPERETLLDLPDDIFEDTSSSDLELPSEERTRNFDALPTRRPGGMGLNQMFDNIENPNPRQNPPYQLQDRNLLNANTRPTSVISITSPEENAENAEEHERAEVRYTRAERQLNSLSSNTGTALFTLLIVGILVGLGGFAVFLEKDGAYQGHVKEFISQDLPLPASSKIALDGVVLREHSLRSGGRIYSIDGQLENGEDFLINQVDGEAALYDAQGVLLMKRRLPFGALVPAEQGFENAQDAFSREADLSHQNTRIKPKERRKVRILFNAEDVAKAHFFTMRPLAVYR, translated from the coding sequence ATGTCGGAAACTCATGAGACTCTCGGAATTGGAGGGAAAGTAAATACGGTGAAGAGAGAAAACGAATCTTCCTTACCACACACCTCCTTCGAAGGTCGAATACGGGAGGCGAACAACAATGAGGCAAGAGGCCGTCAGAGGTCTCACTCAGACCAACCCCTCGCCCAGAATTCAAAAGCTTCGGTTCAGCATCCTGAGATTTCATCGCTTCTTCGAATCATTGAATGTCCGTCTTGTCATTCGCAATACACCATCCCGAGTGACGCTGCGCTGACCTCGCTTCCTCACTCTCATTCGACCAAAGAGCAAGAGGCATCCGATCCTGGTGAGTTGTCTTTACACTGCTCGTCGTGTGATGCAATTTTCCTATTCAAGACCAACCCGTTCTTTGAAAGAGATGGCGAGTTTATTTCAGATGCTCAGGCTCTTGAGCCCTTTGAAAACAATACGCGCGGTGGGTCGGAGAATGTCGAGGACTTTTCCTCTCAGCAGCGAAAGCACAAATCTCATACGGGATTCGAACACGATAATGTCTTGGAAAATAGCGATTTTTCAATGGAAGAGATAGAAGAAGACGCCTTCGAGCAAGATTTCTTCGGAGAGCCTATTCAAGAGCCTCTCTTTTCTCTAGAGGAAGAAGGATCAAATCCTACTGAACGCTCTGCCGACCCACGATCGAATATCGAAACTCGAACCGAAACACCGAGCTTCGAGGAACCAGAATGGGAAGATCCCCCGACGCAAAACGCTATTCTTGAAGAGGATGATGAGTGGGCAGCCAATGAGTGGGAATGGGAATCGCCTCAACAGGAAGAACGCGCAGCAACAGAGTTCGTGGAAGAAGAGAGTGCAAATGCATCCGCAGAACTCACCGCTTCTGAAATTCCTGAATGGGATGCCAGAGAAGAAGTCACAGCCCCTGAGCGGGAGACACTTCTCGATTTACCTGATGACATCTTTGAAGATACTTCCTCTAGCGACCTCGAACTTCCGTCGGAAGAACGCACTCGGAATTTCGATGCGCTTCCAACTCGCAGACCAGGCGGAATGGGACTGAACCAGATGTTTGATAACATCGAAAATCCCAATCCTCGTCAAAATCCCCCTTATCAATTGCAGGATAGAAATCTTTTGAATGCTAACACTCGACCGACAAGTGTTATCTCTATTACCTCCCCTGAGGAAAATGCTGAGAACGCTGAGGAGCACGAGAGGGCAGAAGTTCGATATACTCGCGCAGAGAGACAACTCAACTCTCTCTCATCAAACACTGGAACTGCCCTATTCACCCTCCTTATTGTCGGGATCCTGGTGGGGCTTGGCGGATTCGCGGTGTTCCTTGAAAAAGATGGGGCATATCAAGGGCATGTGAAAGAGTTCATTTCACAGGATCTTCCTTTGCCAGCTTCAAGTAAGATAGCGCTTGATGGTGTAGTTTTGAGGGAACATTCCCTCCGTTCTGGTGGGCGCATCTATAGCATTGACGGTCAATTAGAAAATGGCGAGGACTTTCTCATTAATCAGGTGGATGGAGAAGCTGCCCTGTATGATGCGCAAGGAGTGCTCCTCATGAAGCGCCGCCTGCCATTTGGAGCACTGGTACCAGCAGAACAAGGCTTCGAAAATGCACAAGACGCTTTTTCTCGAGAAGCAGACTTGAGCCATCAAAACACGAGAATCAAGCCAAAAGAGCGGAGAAAAGTTCGCATACTCTTTAACGCTGAAGATGTAGCAAAAGCGCATTTTTTCACTATGCGGCCCCTTGCGGTCTACCGATAA
- a CDS encoding twin-arginine translocase TatA/TatE family subunit, with protein sequence MFGLGPFETVAIALVVVLLFGTRKLPELGSGLGKAISNFRKGYQDGMAIDVTPSDDRNAASASDAGSASDAGSAGPSETKKR encoded by the coding sequence ATGTTTGGCCTAGGCCCCTTTGAAACCGTAGCAATAGCCCTAGTCGTAGTGCTTCTTTTCGGAACACGGAAGCTCCCTGAGCTCGGAAGCGGACTTGGAAAAGCGATCAGTAACTTTCGAAAAGGGTATCAGGATGGGATGGCGATCGATGTTACTCCCTCCGATGACAGGAATGCTGCATCTGCTAGTGATGCTGGCTCGGCTAGTGATGCTGGGTCGGCAGGACCAAGCGAAACGAAGAAGCGTTAA